The Bradysia coprophila strain Holo2 chromosome X, BU_Bcop_v1, whole genome shotgun sequence genomic interval attgttgaaaTATTCGACCACTTTTTCCACGACGAAGATGGAGCAAATCATGTTGAACTAATAATATTGTAGGCTTTGTCTTTAAAGGTAAATGACAGGTCAAAACAGGTCTCTTCAGCTTCGCTCTGATTTTTCGAATCAAGTTCAGTTCGATTTTATAGGAACCTGAAACTAAACTGAAACACAtcataaaatcgtttttgcCACAGGTAGATCCAAAACAGACCTTTATCCGATCCTTACATCTTTCGCTAGATCTACTTCTGTGTGATGAAAGATGTGGTATGTAAAACGAATGTTTGCGCCATAAACCATTTCTGAACTGGTCGGGCCATACTGGGCTCAAATTTTTCGGGAAATTTCCCGACGGACCTATTGGTAGCCACTGCGACCCTTTTTCTCAAAGTGGTACGATAAAAGGAGAAATCCGGTAAAAGAAGAATTGTTTTCGAGTGGATACGCACTTTGGTCTTCCATTGGTTTTGGCTCCGTCCTTCAGCCATTTTCCCTACAACAAATCCGAAATCACATATTCGAAACTGCTTTCATATCGCTTGATAATTTCCCAAAGCCCTAGATACTCCAATTTTAAAATCCCACGATGTGAAGCACGGGATtaataaaaaacataaaatctgAGGAAAGAATATAGAAACTTACACATACCGAATTTTGAAactcgacacattttctgtttctgtgttttacttgagtttttgatttctccatgTCAGATTGTTCGAAAAcacaaacgaatttttttttggctggACATTATTCCattacacacacggaattttgaaaaccgacacattttatgTTTCTGTGCTTTACTTGAGTTTATGATTTGTCCATATAAAAACACATgcaaaattcgcaaaaaaccagtaaaccacgaaacagaaaatgtgtcagttttcaaaattccgcgagtgtacatgcaaaattcaaaaaaaaaacagtaaaccACAGAAcagaaaatgcgtccgttTTCAAAACTCCACGAATGTTGGTACATCAACGCCCATAGGACCTAACTAGCCAACAAGTAAAAGATcaattaactaaaaatacgaaattttgcagAAACCCATTCTGATGTGCGATACGGATGGCTAGTATCAATATCCAAGTTTAGGTCATACGTACCTTGCCTAATCACTTACGTGCGGGCACAATTAAAGATATAATTACaagcaaaattaaaaaagaaatttaagaatGAAACTATTGTAACATTGCATATGCAGGGCGAAGATAGTTgcatttacaagaaaaaattcaactaaaaatAGTGGAACTATCTTCACCTTTCGTGtatgcagcgttacaatagttccacttttttgaGTTAGAAATTCTAGATATACAAGGCTCTGAATTCAAGaaagtgaaactattgtaacATTCCATTTTCCATATATGCAGCGTGAGGagagttccacttttttagtACCATGAAAAAGCGAAATTAAAAGAAAGTGGAATTATTGTAACGTTGGTGGTTCGAATTTAAATATGTTCACAACATCACTAAGTTTACAAATTTGATGTTCTATTGTTCTTCGGTTCGAAGTTTATAATATTTCACAACCCACTTATTATCCTAAAACactagaaaatagaaatttgtttGCACAGCTGCGCAAGGCTATCATCTTTCTTAACGTTTCACAAACGTCATTTgggcttttttttgtttttcaccCATTCTCGATTTTCACGTTCAACAGATGACAGTACTTGCtttgttgagaaaatttgaatatcggATGTTCGATTTATTTCCGCTACGCGCCGCATCCTTTGTTGCAATCGTCAACACTATTGCTAAAAGATCCTCAAATCCTCAAACAATtcgcaaattaatttttttaaatttctgaatTCTCACAGATATGCGACTGAACGTCAGCAGCGCAACCACAACAGTAATGCACGAAGAGTTGCAGCAGCGTGTTAATTTACTGCAAGACCAGTTGTTGTTAGCACTTCAGCGAGAACTTGACCAAAAAAATGTGGTGCTCGATGAACGGAATAAGTCGATTTTTGAAGCACAGAAATTGATCGTTGTTCTGCAACTTCAATTGATAGAGCAAAATTCATCGAATAATGACCTACGGCAGCAATTGGaggagaaaaataaattagtggCCGAAAATCAAGAATCGAACGAACTGATCCAGAAGCAGTTGGCTGCCCAAATTGATTCCACAGGTTCACTGCAAAATTTGATTGACGTACTGACGAAACaagaagaaatgttcaatGAAACGGTGTCTGCACTACGTTCTGAGGTAATAGCGAAGGATGAACTGGTGGCCCAAGTCCGTGAACAAAATCAGAGTCTTCAGCTGAAAATAAGTGAAGAAACCGAATCCTCATCCAGAACAATATCCGCCCAACGCTCTGAAATTACTGCAACGGTCGAACTATTATCTCAAGCCCAAGAATCAAACGCACTGATCCAGAAGCAGTTGGCTGCCCAAATTGATTCCACAGGTTCACTGCAAAATTTGATTGACGTACTGACGAAACAAGAAGAAATGTTAACTGAAACGGTGTCTGCACTACGTTCTGAGGTAATAGCGAAGGATGAACTGGTGGCCCAAGTCCGTGAACAAAATCAGAGTCTTCAGCTGAAAATAAGTGAAGAAACCGAATCCTCATCCAGAACAATATCCGCCCAACGCTCTGAAATTACTGCAACGGTCGAACTATTATCTCAAGCCCAAGAATCAAACGCACTGATCCAGAAGCAGTTGGCTGCCCAAATTGATTCCACAGGTTCACTGCAAAATTTGATTGACGTACTGACGAAACAAGAAGAAATGTTAACTGAAACGGTGTCTGCACTACGTTCTGAGGTAATAGCGAAGGATGAACTGGTGGCCCAAGTCCGTGAACAAAATCAGAGTCTTCAGCTGAAAATAAGTGAAGAAACCGAATCCTCATCCAGAACAATATCCACCCAACGCTCGGAAATTACTGCAACGGTCGAACTATTATCTCAAGCCCAAGAATCAAACGCACTGATCCAGCAGCAGTTAACTACGAGAAACGAATCGGTTGCTGAGTTGCGTGAATCGGTTAATATGCTTCAGTTGCAGTTGACCGCTAGAGACAAATCGTTGACCGAAGTTGCCAAattaaaacatgaaattcaGGAAACTATTCACTGTCTAGAGTCAGAATTGACCAAAAAGGATTCATCGATCAACGAGCTGCAACATTTGGTTGCCAGCTTGACGTTACAATTAGATCAGAAGAATTCGCCTGACATCATTCCCGCATTATCCGCGAAAGAGCCCGAAATGTCTTGCGAAAAGGTTGAACAAACATTGCAACCAGTGCAAGTAAGTGTGTAAACAAATTGCCTTTTTTAAGTGAACTGATTATCGTTGAACTAATTATTGATTTCGCATTCAAGCAATGTTTACCGACAGTATTTGGAGCCGACCGACATAATAGCCAAATTAACGACCAAAATATCAGTCAGAATGTCCAGGCAAAGATTGCAGTCAGAACAAGTTAGTATATCAATACTTATTTCCTGGTTTCATTGATACGtagttcaacaaaattcagacCAGAATTGTGCACAATATAAATTAGAAACAGAAAAACCCCTTACGATTCCGTAATGTCTAAATGTTACAAAATCCCCCATCTCATCTCAATATTATAAGTAAAGCAAATCCATAAGAAGTAACATAATTTTTACGACCAGAAATGTTCTATTCGGCTGAGTTTAAGTCTCAAAAATACAACCAACATTGTATGTCCTCAATCATGTCAAATATAcccaaatccattgaaaaactTGATATTGATAGAACTAATTTTCATGCCTCATCAGTCAGATCGAAAAAGGACCGACTCCATCGATACACCTCATGAGAATGATAAAGTGTCACATAAAGACCTAAAGACTCCACATTTTGACCATTGCTCAGGGACTAAACTCAGGAACATCGCAGGTGGGAATTTTCCCACCTGCGCCCCTCTAATTCCCACCTGCAGATCTGGCCcacaagaaaaattacaattatctGACTTGAAATTGTCAAATGAATGTAATTTAGATGGAGATACATATACAGAATCAAAGTATTTCGCATTTGTAGCTTTCACTTtcctaaaaactaaaaaaaatggaaagaaaatagggTTGGCATGTAAAAAGTGACACTAAAGGAACTATAGGAACTAAATCACTCGAAAGGTATTGGACTAGAACTACTTTCAGTTGAGTGGCGTATGAACTCCAAAATGGagttattaacaaaaatgtgaattttgtttctcatttatttctcTCTGGTGTGTTAACGTAAAAATCGGtagaaattctcaaaaaatgtctgtaaacatccgagattttttcagattttttggacccctatttaacgatgaaaaaattcaatgattttttgcATATGCTAGACAAAAGTGCTACTACCGTTTTTGGTCACTTGATTTGTCTTCATGGAATGTGCCTACATTGTGTAATTTACtcagattttttaaaatggcgGAACACACCCTAATTTAACgaagaatatttgaataaatatttttacctcTAAGTAGGGGTCtaaaaattctgcaaaaatAGCAGATGTTACAGACGTGTTacttgagaattttttcagttacATCCATTGAGATATATAAATTATAGACAAAACTCACCATCATACCCAAAAACTCACCACTATTGTGATTTTTAGGGCTGATATTCtaccaaaaacaaattttagtcCAGTAAACCGATAATTATctgcaattttctggaatttgatttttaggtCATATTGTGGACGCATTTTCCGCAGGTAAAAATACACCCCTGACAtgaccgaaaaattaaatttcataaaattgcaGATTATTATCAGCTATGATCGGCAACTTGACTAGActttacattttgacattttgaatgattttttggatgaaagaCCTTAGACTTACGGTCAGTGGAATAATTCCCTTTTAatcgtaaaatatatttacgtcAACGTCCTGAACGCAtgatattatttttggataaaaaattgttactttggcgcccaagattttgtgtttaggCGCCCCTTCGAAAAGTTTCCCACCTGCACagaaatccttattttagtcCCTGCCATTGCTCcacgaattttctttgttaccGAATACTTTGTGagtgaaattccaacaagactGATGTTTTGCttgagttggaatttcctattccTCCCATAgatgaacacaacgtttttcatgcgtgcATGTAGTATTTTGCCAATTTTCTCctctttcacttttctcactagaaatttcattcgacCATTCGTAaagaaaactcaattttctcaTGACCTATTGAGAGTAGAAAGTAAGGTAAAACACAACGCAcaaatgaaatagttatttgtgtatctgtttcaTGTTTGatgcacttctttcgacgccctcagcatgtaaaatccttTACAtagctcgggataaaaatgaaaagtcttgttttcgtgtgtttattgacatcCCTACTATCCCTACTATCCTTTATCCCACTTCTTTCTAGCATGTACATGCAATACTATTTCGACGGACAATTGACAATTGCGCCTTCTGACTTTTTCAGGTTCTCGAATCAGACTTAAGCATTCAAAGAAGACGTCTCGATTTGTACAACCACCTGATGCAGCTGGCATGACAAGAGCAGAGGATGTGACGTCTGAATATCCATctgatgacaaaaaaatataaattgttgattttcgaaaaaaatgccTAGTGCTAGGCCTCATTTAATCCTTCGAAACGTTTTACTCTGTCCTTGAATTACATTCTTATTTgttggaaaacaattttttttattaacttgATACCGACAGAATCAAGGCTTTCTTGAGGTCAGTGACAGATCTTCGCATAATgaaagaaatattaaattaagaaaTGTGTGTGGTTGCCATCTTTAGTCATCTGAAGGTCTCGACTTTGTTATCAAACATAATgctaaaagaatatttttgaccCTTGAACGTGTTCCTTACTCATTAAAGTAACAACTCCGGGAAACATTATTACgtcctttcaatttttttcatcagGCGGTAACTTGAAAACAATCTATCAGAGcaatatctatctatctaagCAATATAGaagcagaagaaaaaaaacgtcacGAAAGCGTCATAGTCAAAACATATACTCTTTCGCTGAGTATAATAACGGAATCATGTCAAGAACTGCAATCTCGGTTCGCGTACCAAAGTATTGTTAACCTGAGTATAATATTCTTCCACGgaccaaatgtttatttcgcTGATGTCTTTCTGACTATAAGAGTATCTCGCTgaccataaatatttttccgcgGATCATATTATAGCTTGGCTGGATGTAATGATTAGGATAATGATTATTTTAAGTATTTTGCTGATGTGTTTAgtatgtttgtttatattggATTTTGTGGACGGGCTATACTTATTGAatggaagaaagaaaaaattcacaatttaTCGGTGTGTCATATCATCAACATTTcattatttaatttgattgtaaGTGTAACAAATGATTTcctaatttcaattgaatcgaTGGGGGTTATACGTAAATTGATTTAGAATTTAACgtttaatagtagattatgggAGAAGTGATGGAAAAGGGATACaattgagggattcttctgaaaaacagaagaccgaaatcggacgcattttctattggaattttttatatgtgcccagtaaggtatttAACCACaaaacccaaaaccactttcaaaaaaattcttcgaagcttgtgttgtctgggcacatataaaaaattccaatagaaaatgcgtccgatttcggtcttctgtttttcagaagaatccctcattgTGATTGTGTTACAGTAACACTGTTACTcaagtaaatccattttccatcATAATAGCATAGTACGCTAGTTTTTTAGGACACGAAGCCTTAACGACGCGACTAGTCCTAAAAAAAGTCTCCACTTTTCATAACttactgttttgcacacgtaAAAAAATCCCACCCCTATCTCAGCGGATCTTCTTAGCTAGCGCTCAAATATTCAGAAAACGTACTGGAAGTATTGTTAACCTGGCTATAAATAGCTGCCCGGAGTATAATATTCTTCCGCGGACCATATGTTTATTTCGCTGATGTCTTTCTGACTGTAAGAGTATCTCGCTGACCATAAATATTGTTCCGCGGATCATATTACAGCTTTGCTGGACGTAATATTATTCAGCAAAGGTCAGTGAACCTAAATATCGTTCAGCAAACGTACTGGAAATCGGTTTGCGTACCAAAGTATTGTTAACCTGGCTATAAATAGCTGCCCGGAGTATAATATTCTTCCGCGGACCATATGTTTACTTCGCTTATGTCTTTCTGACTGTAAGAGTATCTCGCTGACCATAAATATTGTTCCGCGGATCATATTACAGCTTTGCTGGACGTAATATTATTCAACAAAGGTCAGTGAACCTAAATATCGTTCAGCAAACGTACTGGAAATCGGTTCGCGTACCAAAGTATTGTTAACCTGGCTATAAATAGCTGCCCGGAGTATAATATTCTTCCGCGGACCATATGTTTACTTCGCTTATGTCTTTCTGACTGTAAGAGTATCTCGCTGACCATAAATATTGTTCCGCGGATCATATTACAGCTTTGCTGGACGTAATATTATTCAACAAAGGTCAGTGAACCTAAATATCGTTCAGCAAACGTACTGGAAATCGGTTCGCGTACCAAAGTATTGTTAACCTGGCTATAAATAGCTGCCCGGAGTATAATATTCTTCCGCGGACCATATGTTTACTTCGCTTATGTCTCTCTGACTGTAAGAGTATCTCGCTGACCATAAATATTGTTCCGCGGATCATATTACAGCTTTGCTGGACGTAATATTATTCAGCAAAGGTCAGTGAACCTAAATATCGTTCAGCAAACGTACTGGAAATCGGTTCGCGTACCAAATGGTTttttggatcacaagggacgaaagtaaaaaaattcaaccgtgtgcgaagtttgcagcccgtggccgaaggccagggcggcaatcgcacaggttgaatttttttacgtcgTGCCATGTGAtccatacaacttttcattacaataactacgaaaattgtaatttgagctTCCTAAACACGTtccaactgatgaaatttaccgaaatatgCTGAaatatgcgggggtccaggggcggcagccccctggtataagaaaaaatattaaattattgacaacgttcttttctatcacaacaatcacagcgatcacaacgacaccagactgaacacatgttgttgctgttaTTTACTTTCGCATCTTCGTTTGAGagccgaaagtactttcgctcctctgttgttgctgtcatttacttttGCATCCTCGTTTGGggggcgaaagtactttcgcacctcttgtgatgtcgtggcttactgagagttgaatttttaaactttcgcatctcattcgggaagcgaaaattacaattttcgtagttagtGTAATGAAAGTATTGTTAACCTGGCTATAAATAGCTGCCCGGAGTATAATATTCTTCCGCGAACCATATGTTTATTTCGCTGATGTCTTTCTGACTGTAAGAGTATCTCGCTGACCATAAATATTGTTCCGCGGATCATATTACAGCTTTGCTGGACGTAATATTATTCAGCAAAGGTCAGTGAACCTAAATATCGTTCAGCAAACGTACTGGAAATCGGTTCGCGTACCAAAGTATTGTTGACCTGGCTATAAATAGCTGCCCGGAGTATAATATTCTTCCGCGGACCATATGTTTATTTCGCTGATGTCTTTCTGACTGTAAGAGTATCTCGCTGACCATAAATATTGTTCCGCGGATCATATTACAGCTTTGCTGGACGTAATATTATTCAGCAAAGGTCAGTGAACCTAAATATCGTTCAGCAAACGTACTGGAAATCGGTTCGCGTACCAAAGTATTGTTGACCTGGCTATAAATAGCTGCCCGGAGTATAATATTCTTCCGCGGACCATATGTTTATTTCGCTGATGTCTTTCTGACTGTAAGAGTATCTCGCTGACCATAAATATTGTTCCGCGGATCATATTACAGCTTTGCTGGACGTAATATTATTCAGCAAAGATCAGTGAACCTAAATATCGTTCAGCAAACGTACTGGAAATCGGTTCGCGTACCAAAGTATTGTTGACCTGGCTATAAATAGCTGCCCGGAGTATAATATTCTTCCGCGGACCATATGTTTATTTCGCTGATGTCTTTCTGACTGTAAGAGTATCTCGCTGACCATAAATATTGTTCCGCGGAGCATAATATTCTTCAGGGGGTCAAAATATTCCACAcaccaaaataataaatttgtattATATCATTCCGCGAACCAATTCTATTTCGCACTAACAATTATATtggtgttagggaatctcgcgccgcgtcattcacaataactcacaaagtgacatcttccttatacaaaatgtgtcaaactgtgaattattgtgaatgacgcggcgcgagattcctagcaaccaactttcatttttatcaatttatacTGAACAAAGATTCCTGTTTGTTGCTGCAAACGAAAGCCATTTTTTCATTATGAAAATTACTAATAATCTAACAACTTATTCTAAATTATATGAATTCAAATGAGATTTTTGTAAGTTGTATATACGAATCATATAAGTGTTAGTAAAAACAAGTCACTTTCGAAGTGAATGTTCGCAAAAACATCATTTTTgttctcaaaaatattgagTCCCTGAAAATAACACTAGATTGACGCAATGTCCGTAAACGTAACTGTGGGTAgatatataaattttcatcattgAAAATGCGCAAATAGTGGCGTTCCTTTCCGTTTCTGCTTCCggttaaaataacaaatttattaaaattatcagAACATCAAGAACGACTTTTGTTAAAATCTTCTAAGAATTTgatataaagaaaatgaatcgtCGACATTTTAGAAGATATGGAAAAGCTAATCAGTAGAGTCAAGCACATTTGGTATGTAAACAAGAGTTTACAACGCAATAAAGCttggaaataaaaacttaaaaattcaaagtttttattttgttttgacagGCAGTTGGTGTGATTCATTCCTAGTAGTTCCTTGTTTCTTAAATAATAGGATTCGGAATTTAACAGAGCAAAACATTTGTTCATTTTCACTCGCACAAAAGTAAAATCGAACCTATTTTCTGATTTAAGATTGTTCATacataaatttcgtttatATGCTTGCTACTGGGGGACGAAAGAATAAATGTAAACCCACGAGGCCACGGGGTGAAAGGGAGAGAAACGTAAGCCAAAAGGGCGAAAGCTCTTgggcttacatttttcaactttcgtcTTCGGTAggcacaatagttatttacataacaagggataaaaagatgaaaagtagagttttcgtgtgaattttgttgattcgaggcgaagccgatgtcaACAAACACaagaaaacgagacttttcatttttattccgagttatgtaatggatctTTGTTTTCCccagggtcgaaagtggctatTACACAACTAGGTATAAAAGCGAAAGTTTCGTCTTCGTCtgattattgacctcggcttcgcctgggatcaaaattcacacgaaaactatactttttaactttttattccttgttatgtaatagtattttacatggctacggataaaaagatgaaaagtagagttttcgtttgaatttcgTTGATCCGAAGCGAAGcaatcaataaacacacgaaaacgagacttttcgtttttatcccgagttatgtaatggattttacatgctgggtgcgtcgaaagacgtgtgcttcaaacatgaaaagtacggttttctcGGTGTATTTGGGACTAAACCTGTCgtgcccgtttctcttctatatactaATTGAAcagtataacctgaagtgaatcataactcgcCGATCCATGAAACAATCGTACGGGCGCGATACTTGCAACGAAGTACTGAAACACTGAATCTAGATTTCTcgaattttacttttctaaGATCTGTCCTTCAATTTTAAACTTCTTGTAACTGACGCTTTAGGTGTAAGCTGGCAAAGATCACGATGCgtaaaaaaatatagaaaaatgacAACTCGTGATCTTTGGTTTTTCATAGATAAGTAGCTCAAGTGCCAATATCCCAAAACAATATTCTCTAAATAAAATCAGCTCAAAATaagttttcactttttcgtAGATTTTGGTTGTTTTAATGGTTCTATTCGTTCCATATGTACTTAATCACATGAGAAGGGCGACTCTCTTTTGGTATACCTCGTTTCAAAGAAAACGAGTCAAAATTTGCATAACTactaaaattaccgaaatttgcCAAAGatttactgaatttaccaCAAATTagcgaaatgtttttttttctgttaaatttaATAGATTTACGGTAAACTTCGGTAAGTTTTCGCTAAATTTCATGAAACTCCCTGTGTTGATGTTTTAAAGCTGTGGGATAATTAATTTGCTTGCTATATTAtaccaattttccatttttacttTAAGCACTTCTTTTGCATTGAACTTTACAAAGTcaacaattcaaaaatatctATTTCCATCTCATCTCGATAGAAACCAGTTGCTCTGACGAGCCCCGCAAGAGCCTGCATAAcgttttttagatttatcatgTTGTTATCGAGTCTATATCGAAACTATTAGAAATTGTACGTCACGAAGAAAAGGACTATGAGAGTCGAGCTACATCTGCCTTTTTTCGACCGAGTAACTAAGTTACACTCTTCAAGGGCTCCAGCTTATTGTCTTGATCCAGTTAACCGATATTCATTAACATCATTGTCTGACCCTAAGTCAAGGCCACTTTCTGCTTAAATAATGAAGTTCATTTTGATCTACTTTTATATATCAAGACCAACACGATTTTGTccatttttgaaacaaaactcataatttcgattatttttgagGGTATTTGCATGTGTTTGTAAGACACAAAGACCTAAAGACCTAAAGACCCAGCACTTCGTACACGGCTGTGGAGTGGAATGCACGCCTCgttgattttgaatagaacTTCTTGGTAGTGCATTTTATTGACTTTCCATTTAGTTTTCACTTCTATGcattaaaattgcatttcgtGAAACAGATGACGGTGTTCCCACACAATATGCATTCAAAATTTAGTGGTGAGACACAGGC includes:
- the LOC119084034 gene encoding myosin-1-like, which translates into the protein MIIHILIPDCIHSDHNVFFNILKNVVFKVGHAKLTEHYLDNAFKEGMKAREFQVDLHAAETWNIDSSKRDKISLWKLLGCWASRNCQTFGKILFKDKWETTNSRSVLAQNIDEFVYKTLKFILIELDVSESTLINLRHFVKVPVNEIGVENMVQISPKMKLFEIENNYWEKCWLSLERGEWLGHSHGEINNSIPFPSLNPPRQSLINSECATHSSGNSTLINFTRKRAYGCDLVRQHHSQSAMQSMVSDCDNITAINLTSNQSQRNDIPRSNGQAQSQSSRSSEPSMGTECNNVTPLDLTRKQSYDKDMRLNVSSATTTVMHEELQQRVNLLQDQLLLALQRELDQKNVVLDERNKSIFEAQKLIVVLQLQLIEQNSSNNDLRQQLEEKNKLVAENQESNELIQKQLAAQIDSTGSLQNLIDVLTKQEEMFNETVSALRSEVIAKDELVAQVREQNQSLQLKISEETESSSRTISAQRSEITATVELLSQAQESNALIQKQLAAQIDSTGSLQNLIDVLTKQEEMLTETVSALRSEVIAKDELVAQVREQNQSLQLKISEETESSSRTISAQRSEITATVELLSQAQESNALIQKQLAAQIDSTGSLQNLIDVLTKQEEMLTETVSALRSEVIAKDELVAQVREQNQSLQLKISEETESSSRTISTQRSEITATVELLSQAQESNALIQQQLTTRNESVAELRESVNMLQLQLTARDKSLTEVAKLKHEIQETIHCLESELTKKDSSINELQHLVASLTLQLDQKNSPDIIPALSAKEPEMSCEKVEQTLQPVQQCLPTVFGADRHNSQINDQNISQNVQAKIAVRTSSRIRLKHSKKTSRFVQPPDAAGMTRAEDVTSEYPSDDKKI